Genomic DNA from Panulirus ornatus isolate Po-2019 chromosome 9, ASM3632096v1, whole genome shotgun sequence:
CTCCGGGAAGGCTTCCTTAACACTCGTCCGTCCTCTGATCTCTTTTTGacgaaaataatttttttttatccattgaAGGAATCTTCTCTTTGTTTCTACTTGGAGATTCAGCTTTTTAGCAACCTCCTGGTACAATGTCAAGTGCTCTCTGGTAGTCGAAAGGAAAACACATAATCCACATATTCTTTATTGTACAAAACATATGAGATATGCTACGCATGAGCTGGAGAACCGGATTAGCAGTCGACCAGCTGGAAGTCTAAGAGTGAGATGAAATAACATCGAGAAGGAACGAACACCAATGGAACAGGTAGAGGGAGTGGATGAAGTCCGATTCGACTAACAAGCAAGTAGCGTAGGGCGAAATGGGCAGGAGGTGttcaaacagtttgtctcctatactctttcctcctcctcagatGGGAATCTGGCGATATGTTAATGTCgactcaaagtctctctctcacatgtactttgtctgcagcttatttcctgcaacatgatattcatatcgaagCCTTCTTCCGCTGTGTCCCATTCTCAAGTTAAATTTCATGAACCACGCATCAGACCAACCCTGAAATTTGTCTAATAATATTCTCCTCTCATTCACTCGTGTGAGTTGCTAGTGAGGAGATGTTGGAAAAATGTATACAATCTTATTTTCAGGTGATGCGTTGATGTGTATGTCACGATTGTGTATACTCGCGTCACAGAAAATAtgtgaaatatacatatgtgatggtttttatcattcattttgcaTTTGGATATGTTACAGTGTTGAGGCTGTGTCACACGGCCAATTTTTCTCTAGAATCTTCTCAAGGGAACTCGATTCTGGCGAATCACAATCGACCTGCCACGCTAGCAGAACCAGTCAGCTGTCGCTTGGCCgcttcaaaacaaaacaaacaggTAACTTTACATTTGCTGCCCCGCGGAGATTGTATTGGTGAGCGATGTTTTGCGATGGTATCAGGTGTGATTCGGACGATTTCGACCCTCATTTCTCGCGCAAATCACTTATATCTGTGatatttcccctctcctcctccctcataacaATCTTAGGAGAAACCGTAGGAATCCAGGGTTTTGCGGTCGGGAAGATAGTTAGACGCGAGTAGTTTTCGACAGAAACAACAGTCAAAATCGTCCAGTTCACATCAAGTGCCATCGGTAAAACATATCGCTTCGCCGCAGGTTCATAGTAAACGTCCAAATCTTACGAACCTTACCTTAGACGACGCGTGTTCCTAACCAGGGCCACGTGGGTCCGCGGAGGCATCCAATAGACTTCTGAGAACGTTGTCATCGTCTCGCTAGTAGGAACTGAAGGACGGGACAGAAGCGCCATCACCTTGATACCAGTATCAAAAAAATTCCTCCTCCCGCAGCATGATTTACAGGGACGGCCGGCGTGCCTACCACTCACTGCGCCTGTTGTCCACACAACGTGATCAATGATAGCGAAAGTTTCTGTAgatctattatcattttcattatttctataaACCAAATATTTCCCTTAGTTTCTCGAGATCTAATATtagtttcattttttctaaaaCCAAATATTTCTCTTTGTATTCTAATATTCATTTGCAAGCTGAGTGATATGGAGCAGAgtagtaaagaaaaaagattgatCTATCGGTGGCACATAACAGAAATTTCATGCATTCAACGCAAAATGACCAAACAAACAACATGGTTCACAACTTAAGAGGTGGAAGAAGCAGTTACTAAGCATGGTATTACAACATCGATTATTGAAATGATTGAGTCTAACGTACCTTCTCTAGATTATTATTGCAGGACATATTGATCTGCCACTGCGGCAAATTTTTTTATAAGTTATAggtatatatcttttcctttgcCAATACATAACGTTTGCCTTCATGTTTTATGTATCATAAACGACAGTATGTACCTCTCTTGATCACACGTTGTGGGAAATAATACAAAGATGTACACGGAATAAATAAATTCTTTATTAAGTACTCATACACAAGATATTTAGTATACAAGACTCTGTatctcaacttatacctctgtctgGACATTAAAATGCTGGACTGACTTCTTTTCCTACTCTAGTATCTTAGTAAAAAATAAAAGGCTCTTGACACCATATGTTGTGCCTGGCTTATAGTCTTTGTATCCAGGGTTCTGGTCACACAGTCTTGCTCCAGTAATCACGCTCAACTGGGGGTGAAATGACCTAATTCTAAAATGCATTTTTATGGCAACAAAAAAACTAAGTTTACTCAGCTTAGGATTGACTCAgtatttatataattttcatttccCGTTTCTTGATGCGACTTGATGAACTTTGAACTATCATAGGTAAGGACTTTTTGTGCTATGTAGAATGTTTGTCACTGGGTTACATCTCGGAGCTTGATCAATTAATGAATTTCACCCACTGATCCCTTGGTTGTTCTAGGACTACAAAGCATTTCGTGTTGACTTCACAAATAACACATAATTTCCTAACAGTTTTCTTCACAATCTCCAGACGTACGGTGTTTCCTGCACAACAGCATAATAACCATACAATGTGAAGGTTTCCGGCACTTCAGTAAAACCTAGCCTATGTTGGCCACTCTCCTTCATACGGTGACGCATATGTGATGTAGCACGACCAGTACTACATTAGATGAATAGATTCCATTCTAGATATGATAATGAGCTGTAGCAAAACCAACTGTAACCTTATGATTACTGAAAGTTTATTAATAGCGAAATCCATAGTCGATGTACCTTTCCGTCTTGGCCGATTTATTGCGGGATCAGAGTATGCTGCAAATACCGATCATCCTAAGGCAGTGGAAGAATTAAATAATGACCTTATATTTCAATTGCTGTTAAAGTAACTTCTGAAAGCGCTTGGCGCTGCTTGTAGATCGCGTAACAACAGCAGCATTTGGCTCTGAGGTATTCCATCTATGAATATTTGTCATGTCTCGGTAAAGCCTGAAACTAGGTTTCTTCACACAAATTTGCTTAGGAATAATAATTTATCTTGACAGAGGTCATGAGGATAAAAACCTTTGTCTACGAAGTTTTATATAAATAGCCACGATGCTAACAAATATCTGGCaatattcttcttttctaaaGAAGTATAACTATTTATTCCTTGTCGTTCGCCATCACAGGCTTTCGAACAACTCTACAGGTGCGTTGAATCACCCTTGAGTAGCAATATTGTTCGTTGTAACTGGCGATGCTGCCATCCCTTATAAAACGGTAGATTAATTCTTTTAACTGTCTCTTTCGGTGTCGTGTGGTTCAACAGAAGCCAAAAAGATACTACCTTCTGCAACAGCTATATATACTCATATTATTCCGCCATTTTCCTTTGGCAACAAGCGAACGACGTTTGGACGAACGCctgctatataatatatatatatatatatatatatatatatatatatatatatatatatatatatatatatatatatataaattctaatTTCAGTCCCTAAATTTTACCCAACAAACGTCGCAAGTAGCGTCTTATATTTGTTATAGAAAATGTTCCGTAGTTCCTAGTGTTTATTGTTTGAGTTCTCATTCTTCTATCCAAATATAGAATGTTCCCCAATTACCAGTTTTTATTCTACAATCATTTAATCAATTTCTGAACGATACTTTTGCAAATAAGTGACAACACCTCCCCTTTGCAGGGAAAGTGAAGAGGCTCTTCGAAATGGCGTTCAGGCGATAAGCGCCATTGTACTTTCCAATTTAGTGAGTTGTAGACTATAGGACGAGGCATTCTACTGGATTTTTTTAAGCTATCGTTTTGCTTTTGTCTTCACCGTTTGATTTCCTGACCCTGACGCGTGTATAAATAGTTACAACGTAACGGGAAAAAAACAAGGCTGTTCAATGTTTTGCATTGGATCTTTAAAAATGCAGTAGAGACGTACCGTTGCAGGATTTATGACTAGAATTTTACCGATACAAATGGGTGCCAGCCAATTATGAAAGAGAATGGCAATCGCTTTAGCATATTACCAACAGCTTCATCATTGGAATGGAAGGTTTTTAAGCACTTTTCATGTTTACCACTAGGAGAGTACAGCTCATAATTTCAAATGTGATGTTCTTTCTATTTCCTTTATATCAGACCTCCGAGACATATGGCCGAAAGAGAAATTTCCTTTACGCTGACTGTTAAAAACGGGATCAAGAGTGATTGGTTGGTTTTCAACCAAGAATGCACCGGTAACAGAGCTCGATTTCTTTGctcctttttatatctttttttttaatgtatggaAGTCAAATTCTTCATTGTACctaatatttacatgtgtaaatgCATATTTCAGGTCTTTACTGATGGCAAGGAAAAGGTTGGTATTATAAaaattaagtttttaaaagaacaAACTGTTGGTTTAATGACCGACTCTTTTAAGTTTCAAACCCCAGTGTGGTCAACTCCCTTGGAATTACTCGATACTTTATGATGCTCATTTACAGCATGACTAATCATCCTGTGTTAGCACAATTTGGACAGTAAGTCAAGATATTAAAATGTTGCTGTTATGTAAGGATAAAATGAGTTGCAAAAATAATCTCTGTACGTAAAGAATCATACACAATTAGCTTAACTAAAGTTTTGCAGGATAAGAAATGAAAAACGCTGTGAAATATATTTTGCTTGTAAAAGGCAAATTTTCGTCTCCTACGTCAAACATGTAGGTATCCTTTTTTGAGGGCAGCGTGTTGAACACTTTACCTCAAGAATATGGAGATCCTTCATCCGTGCTGTTCGACAGGTTTGTTCAGTACATGTTCACCTGTGTTTAGATGGGTTCATTTTGTGCAACGTGTTAGTAGGAACAAGACTCGTGTGCCACAGCCTGGAAGCCATTGACAATACtcacatatactgtatatacagaaTTACAAGAGTCTTGAGAGAATTTCACGTCGTCAATCGGGCTTACTGTTCCAGCTCTGAGGGTGGATTGAGCTGACAACACAGAATAGGGAATGGCGACAGCTCACGACAGTACAGGGAAGAGTGGCGTAAGCTATCGACACAGTAAGAGTTGTGGTGTTTTGTGGCGCAATAAGCCCTTTCGTAGTGTGATGTTGTAGCATGGTGGCCCCTCTCTTGTTGTGAGCACACGACGTCACAAACCTTACTGGTGTGAGCTCACACACAAATCAATAACTTTCTGGTGTTGTGAGCTCACATCAGAGCCCTGCACTAGTGTGAACTCACGACACAACCATCTACAAGTGAGAGTTCGCGTGACAACCATCCATTGGTACGTCCTTACAACACTAGTAGTGAGCTCACAACACAGCAAGCATACAATGGTATGAATTCACAACACAACCGTCACTCACTGGagctcacaacacaaccatctaTTGGTATGAGCTAACAACACAGCAACCATCCACTGATGTGAGCTCACAACACTACAATCCCCATTCACTGACGTGAGCTTGAAACACAATAACCTTATAGGTGGTTCAAACTGACAAGCGAGACAGCAGACACATAATAGTTTGTATTAACGACATAACCAACCATTGAAATGACAGAGGCTCTTTATAAACAAAAACAGAGTCCTTTCTAGACATTGTCTAAACCCTCAACAAATACAGTCCATTTCATCCTCTACAGCAATCAAATCTTCGACTTTTATCGACTTTTTTTTGACGAAATATTTTCTTAAACTGGTATGCCGGACTGCCATCACGAACTattggaaaaaagaataaattcttTTTATATAGCTTTATCCAACATACAGATGTTCATGGAAAGGAATGATGCTCACCAATGGAAGCGTGTTCTAATACCTTTGCTGTATCACATTACCAAGGGATTGTGCTACGTCATATCATCATAGGGTGTCAGGTTACAACACAAACACTAATGAGGTGTTCGCTGTGTCACGACTCCAAGCTGCTgagcttgctgtgttgttaaTTCAAAACACTAGAGAGGACTTTGCTCGGTCGTATATTCCCAATTCTGGAAAAGCTTAGTCATTACTAAGCTTAGAACAGTAAAGAAGTATGTTGGTCTTTGTGTTAGGAACCGGTACAAGTACACGGTTTCGCTGTCTCATCAGCCCACAACACTAAGAAAGTTTGTTTCTCTGAAAGCTAGCGACACTGGGAGGGTTTGCTCTGTCGTCAGCTCACAGCAGTGGAGGGGTTTGTGTGTCGCAGTGAATCGTCAATACTACAATAGTAAAAGTTAAGTCCAAATGAGAGGAGGAAAATGTACTCTTCATTCTGGAACATATTAGTAAACAAAAATTACCATAAAGTATATAAACATTCTATTCCTACTCACAGTAAGTCTGTAATACAAGGAATTTATACACAAATCAATACATTAATTGCTAAAATTGAAGGTCAAAATCTTTGGCTtggaagttttttttctttatctacaGTGGGTTCTGTTCCATGCTAAAGACAGTATGATAAACCAGCACTTAACCCAGCAGCTGAATAGCACTTTAACCAGTTATTGGAATCACACTTAAATGGAACTTGCACTTAAGCCAACATGCTTTGTGTATCATCACTGTACGGATTATCAACACATCCTTCCAGTAACGAAAGTTGACAATTATGGAACAGAAGAGCCAGTTAGTTTTTCATCGCAAGTCCACATCACACTCATTATTACGCTGACTAAACACAAGTTTGTTTAGAGCAAgatcaggtattttttttttttttgttgtctcGGAAATGCCTGGACATGTTGCTCTTTTACATCATGACAATAAAAAGTGTCAAGGTAGATGGCTAACATATCTGTATATTCATTCATAGGaaatgagtaatatatatatatatatatatatatatatatatatatatatatatatatgggtgttataTGGTGTtaatgtgagtatatgtgtgcgtatatgtggaCAGGTGTAGCATAACAATCTGACATACAAAAAGTAGTAACAGAGGGAGATCATCAAATTGTACCAGGAGAAGACCTGGGCTGACCAAGGAAAAATCAGGGTTTGCTTACGAACTGTAATGGCACCTCTTACACATGGACACACCCCCCTCTGTGGTACTCCAGTGGGTGTGCGTGTGATCCAATTATGTACTGAACACTGCCACTGAGTCGTGTGAAACCCACTttgatacaataataataaaaaaatcattttgaCACCTGACTTTTATAAATATGTATCCAATCTGTCTGACATAAATTTAGTTTTTCTTTAATTACCGTCATTTTAGGTCATGGACCCACATCACTAGAGGACACACGAAGAGCGCCCTACATTCACACAATACAGACAGTACAAGTTCATTTATGATCGACATTCACCAAAAGAAAAGTATAATTCAATTTACTGTTGTGCTGAAGAAAATAGGATCTCGAGGCACTCATGCACCATGGAAAAGATTACCAACCCTGGGCTTTGTCAGCTAAAATTATGCTGTTTACTCACTTTTAAAGACTGTGTCCATTGCATTACTCTGTAACACTAAGATTCATTTTCATACGGTTTAGGGCCCTCTGTTCGTGTCTGTTGTTATCCATATAAAAGCCTTGCTATTGAAGAAATAGTTTATAAGCATAATAAAACTGTCTGAATCTTTCCCATCTTTATTACAATAATGGATTTATTTATTCCTCTGAAtcattccttttcttcttttaggTTTCTGAAAGGCTCATCAGTGGCTTGACGTTCCATTTCCGAGTATTCGTCAATAACTTTGCAATTTCAGTCAGTTGCTGTGTTGATGTTGCAACAGGTACTGCATGTAGGAGCAGCAAGCTGTGTGTGTCTTCAGTATTACCATTGATATAACTGCACGATTCGCACACACTCTTGGCATACACTTAACAGAATTATGATAATTCATTAAGAAATGTCTAAGGTAACATCACATGTCTATAATCATTATCAGAGAGCACAGTTGATGATTTTACGATTATCAAGAAATTAAAAGTCTGGTCCCCTGCCAACTCACAACTCGTGTTGCCCTCGCATCACCTCCAAACATCTCACTATGCCATGCCCAGGTTTCCATAGATCATGATGTTTTCCTTTTTGAGAATATTAAGAACAGGTACAGAGGCACGAATGCATTATTGGTAACTTCGTAATTGTAGGCGCAAAGACATGAAACTGTGAGCTAAGGGCGGAACCTGAGCattcggaaaagaaaaaaaaaaaatgcagttatGAAGATGTTTGGTGTTGTACAACTAATACTTATAAAAAATGCATGTACTGTCCCTTCAGCATGCTGGTTGTAGCAATAAATATGAAGTAGATTCTAAGCTGGTGAATATCCGAGGCTTAAAATGTCCGTACATCTTTCACATAGGTTAAGAATATTCGCATTTATTCCTCGTTAAGAATATTCGCATTTATTCCTCGATCACAATCATTCCAAATACTTTTGTACAAGACTGGAAAGTTTACTTTATATAAGAGGTCGCGTCTCCCCAGGAGGATCATCGAGAGGGAAGTGTGTTTCTAAAGGTCTTTGAGGaggaccaccctcctcctccgcctcctcctcctcaaacacttcatcgTCTCCTCTATCACAAACGTCATCCATGAGCGCCGTAGACTCCAAGCACCCGTCTTGTTCGGGACTCTGAGAGGTGTCTGATCTTCGTGACTGGTTGTGGATGCTGATGACAGATGGTCCGTAACAATTTTCTGTCGCCGTATCGCACAGCTTCGAAGGACAATCCGATTTATTCTCGGAGTTCGGCACTATGAGCGCTGGAGCTGCTAGGTTCGTGATATAGAGGAGTTCTGCATGTTGAGTGGTGCGGGGAAGATGCCCATCGGAGGGAAAGCGGGAGGGGCTCGTTTGCGAAGACGattgagggagcaaagtgagactGACGCATTTCCCTCCGATTGGGAAGTCACGACTGAACGTGGGTGACTGATCATTGGCGTTGTGCACGTCCACGCACGGGCCAACCACCGACTCTTCCCCATCTGCATCTTTGACAACGCTGACCGAGTGAGAGGAAATGGTGCTCAGCTTACGTGGGATGAACGCCACGGTCAGTCCTCCCATGGGATAGCGTGGGTTTAAATAGTCTCTGGAGATCTCGTGTTCGTCCTCCTCGTAGCTCTCTTGTTCGTACACACAGGAGAGGTTGTCAGGGCGTTGGTGTAATGGACATGGTACATCACACTTCCCGACTAATGCCTTGCTAGGTATATACGTTTCACGCTCAATGGCAGCCTGCCTCTGCAGACGAGGCTTGATGCGGACTGCCGAGGTGGTAGGCGCTGATCGTTGGCCGGATATGCCAGACTGCTGCCTCACCAGCAGCGCCTGGTGGTGAGTAATCTGCCGTGCTGGAATTTGGGTGTGGCTCTCTCCTCGACGGTCTCTGAGAGAACCTAACCGTAAAGTTGGAGTTGCGTCCGTTTTACCCACACCCCGTGACCCGCTGCTGGATATATCAGACGAGACAGAAGACCTTGAGATGCGCCACGTCGATGTTGAGGCCGTGGTGGCCGAGGAATCATTgcgagaggaggagaggttgctCTCCTGCGAGGGCTTACGGGACAGGTACCAAGAGTTGTGGCGACGGCGGTCAAGTATCCGCAAGGACATGGCCGCCTGGCCTCGACGCCAGGTTTCTGACCAGGAAGAACTGTAGGTCTCGCTTGAAACAGAAGTCTGTCGTTTAGACTTCAGTGCACTTCTAGACGGCTGGTAGCTAAAGTCGCCGGCCGAGTTCATTTCCTCAGTCTCTCTGTGGCAGAAAAGGTACTTTAGTGCTGATATACGCAAACGGTGGTGGAGTTTCTGTGTCTCTTGCGCTTTGTTCAGACAGCGACAAGACTTGTTATCCGGACGCGAGGAGTTGTCCAGCGCACTGTTGGTGTTGGCCGGAGTCTGGCGGTTACTAAAATTTGACGAGTGTCGACAGCGTCCGATCCCTCTCGTTACCCGAGACTCTTCAATAGTCTTGCACAACATTACACAGTCTTTCTTAAACTGTTTGGTTAAGAGAGCGTATAGAAATGGATTACAACAGGAATTAAATGGAAGGATGAAAACAGTGAACACTTTGGCCTCCTTTAACGATATCAACTGTAACCCAAAGGCGGCAGTTAGAGAAAAAAATGCTATTGGAGCCCAGCAGATAAAGTCTGTAAACACTAGAAGGGCCATTCTCTTGGCGATCCGCGAGTCGTTGCTGTTCCAAGCTTGAGACCCACGGATGGCGCAGTAGATCTTGAGGTAACAACCCATCAGGATGAGGAAGGCGATACCATTGATGAACATGAGGAACACCACGTATCCCAGGCCAGCGCCTTTCGTCTCAATGGGTAGGCACACGGCGAACTTGCGATAGTCCGAGACCCCAATGAGAGGCAGAAGAGCCATGGTGCAAGCGAAGAGCCAACCCAACACCATAATGTAGGCTGCATGACGGAGGGACAGCCGCTTGTTCAGGTGCATGGCGTGGGTGATGGCATAGTTACGTTCCATGGTGATGACAGTCAGAGTATAAACGGAGAGCTCACAGCTGAGCACCCCTAGGAAGCCCGCTACCTGGCACCCAGACGAGGTCTGCCACGGGATGGCGTACATGCGGAACTCTCCCAGCGTCGAGGCATCGACCACCGCCAGGAAACCTGAGGACAGGTATAAGGGAAGGAAGTTCTGCAATGATACAACTAAATCTCTGTTTTCCAGTTTGTGGTTTTCTCAGACTATCCCTAAGATGACATGTCACCATTTGCACTGAAAGTACGGACAGTAGTTCAACTCCGCATAATCACATCATGCGTACAAGAATTTAGTTGCACCGGCGGCCTCTACCAAATATTAACATAAAATTAATGATCAAAACGCCACTCTCTAACGATATCTCTTTATTAATAATGTTAACATGAAATTactgatcaacaacacagttctcTTACTATATCTCTTTACTGATAATGTTAACATGAAATTACTGATCAACAACGCAATTCTCTAACTTTATCTCTTAATAATGTTCAAGTTTCAAGTAAGTTCCATTACATTAAACAAATATATTTCCAGTTTAAAGTAACAAAAGTTCCTGATGCAAACTGCATGCAACTTGAATCTCTAATAAGTtctacaagaagaaaaaaaagataacaatttatatataaaatgacCAGATGTAAGTTCAATCTATCTTCCCTGTATGGTGGTACGGGGTACCTCACTTACCCAGGTAGAGACCCATGAAGAAGTCAGCGAAGGCGAGGTTCGTGACGAGGAACCTGGGGACGTCCATCTTGGCTCTGGCAAACATGAGCACCACCACGACTGTTCCGTTGCCGAGGAGCGCCAAGAGGAACACGATCCACACCCCACACCGCAGCGTCCACCAGTCAAAGAGATCCTCGCACGGCATGAACGGTCCTGTTGAGGTATACAGACAGTCACCAGCTGATCACTCACTATCCACAACCCTACAGTCAGAAAGTCACCAGTTGAACACTCACTATCCACAACCCTACAGTCAGAAAGTCACCAGCTGAACACTCACAATCCACAACCCTACAAAGTCACCAGCTGAACACACACAATCCACAACCCTACAG
This window encodes:
- the LOC139750238 gene encoding uncharacterized protein isoform X1 is translated as MRAAGDAGGPAGGGRGSLSPLPLPLFLLLLFLLPLVATVSACPASCTCEPALPRRASVTSRRLPWAIGRETLVPQDTEFVALLCQGAGLTAPPEPLSLNGLDPANVIKMDLSNNEIMELPDHAFSHYTALQTLILSGNKIEMVARRALHKLPLEVLMLDDNRLSGLVGGSLPESLRELSLEMNAFASFPPFLSSLHGLRCLNVAHNQLTSLRESDLHGLHNLLILSLHQNRISVVEPRALARLRNLEVLDLGNNLLTEVPAAVSRCRKLRQLLLASNRLTYVAEDSLTGMTRLEEVDLHANPLLTVHHRAFSNLPALFKLILKEAKQLQEFPDLNGTRSLEMIRIDRASLTSVPSDLCNAIPRLRSLNLQRNDIGDLPDLNRCHHLRLIDLSNNNISTFRSKPFRNLSYLQDLLLQGNRISAIHNDTFRGLDRLQVLQLEGNHITSIHPDAFLPLVSLEDINLGNNSFPELPARGLERVVSIKVHNNRHLRVFPGPESFPMVRTLTLSYAYHCCPFLRLEDQTEAPQIIEEVVFGMDGLEDLDPTIWNVSGVWPDMPGMSTNFAAIWANLAADFPPANTDLATASLDLGEATAATQTLPPMPRHQVDCKPEPGPFMPCEDLFDWWTLRCGVWIVFLLALLGNGTVVVVLMFARAKMDVPRFLVTNLAFADFFMGLYLGFLAVVDASTLGEFRMYAIPWQTSSGCQVAGFLGVLSCELSVYTLTVITMERNYAITHAMHLNKRLSLRHAAYIMVLGWLFACTMALLPLIGVSDYRKFAVCLPIETKGAGLGYVVFLMFINGIAFLILMGCYLKIYCAIRGSQAWNSNDSRIAKRMALLVFTDFICWAPIAFFSLTAAFGLQLISLKEAKVFTVFILPFNSCCNPFLYALLTKQFKKDCVMLCKTIEESRVTRGIGRCRHSSNFSNRQTPANTNSALDNSSRPDNKSCRCLNKAQETQKLHHRLRISALKYLFCHRETEEMNSAGDFSYQPSRSALKSKRQTSVSSETYSSSWSETWRRGQAAMSLRILDRRRHNSWYLSRKPSQESNLSSSRNDSSATTASTSTWRISRSSVSSDISSSGSRGVGKTDATPTLRLGSLRDRRGESHTQIPARQITHHQALLVRQQSGISGQRSAPTTSAVRIKPRLQRQAAIERETYIPSKALVGKCDVPCPLHQRPDNLSCVYEQESYEEDEHEISRDYLNPRYPMGGLTVAFIPRKLSTISSHSVSVVKDADGEESVVGPCVDVHNANDQSPTFSRDFPIGGKCVSLTLLPQSSSQTSPSRFPSDGHLPRTTQHAELLYITNLAAPALIVPNSENKSDCPSKLCDTATENCYGPSVISIHNQSRRSDTSQSPEQDGCLESTALMDDVCDRGDDEVFEEEEAEEEGGPPQRPLETHFPLDDPPGETRPLI